One window of Dyadobacter sandarakinus genomic DNA carries:
- a CDS encoding RagB/SusD family nutrient uptake outer membrane protein, producing the protein MKIKNYIALASITAVLSGMWGCKNNLEESPYSSLSKEVAFRDEESLNQATIGVYQAWTAADFGDISNRFILSESGHRYATAGILGAGSDPYYSFGHVATSPAFESVWARFYRIILRANTVIDNAERAVPGEEEEATPYIAEARFLRAYAYFNLVRLFGGVPLILREVGSLADDDLIFAPRASVEEVYAAIVDDLTFAEANLPDSRGGAELGRASAGSAKAVLGKVYLTMAGKPLSSTENYQKAAGKLSELVGAVNEEKYDMELLPDFEEVFALTNERNREIVLSFGYFINSANPNGNILPFNLFPSGLVNGDEQTNYGLTYDFYKLFDSTDTRRDFTMVPRYIFQGSARAGAEPGDSIVYDPKVGNYIIRRTGASLAHDDFRYGIAYGKLARVPRPAGAAIQGYSADLIEMRFSDVLLCLAEALNETGKSNEALPLLNRVRARAKAMPVKAGTTAQLRAAIRRERRLELTGEFNTVFDIRRWGTLQEEISAMTQEQIVDNVLIPYSPRLELYPIPQSQIDANPNLRQNENW; encoded by the coding sequence ATGAAAATAAAAAACTATATCGCACTCGCTTCCATTACGGCTGTGTTGTCCGGCATGTGGGGATGCAAGAATAACCTCGAAGAATCGCCCTATTCGTCACTGAGCAAAGAGGTGGCATTCAGAGATGAGGAAAGTCTCAATCAGGCGACTATCGGTGTGTACCAGGCCTGGACGGCTGCGGACTTCGGTGATATCTCGAACCGTTTTATCCTGTCGGAGTCCGGGCACCGGTATGCTACTGCGGGAATTCTCGGGGCGGGATCGGATCCTTATTACAGCTTCGGGCACGTGGCTACCTCGCCTGCATTTGAGTCTGTGTGGGCGCGCTTTTACCGTATTATACTCCGTGCCAACACGGTGATTGACAATGCAGAACGGGCAGTGCCGGGGGAGGAGGAAGAAGCTACTCCCTACATTGCCGAAGCCAGATTTTTGCGGGCCTATGCATATTTTAACCTCGTGCGCCTCTTTGGCGGTGTGCCGCTCATTCTTAGGGAAGTAGGGTCTCTCGCGGATGATGACCTCATCTTTGCGCCGCGGGCGTCTGTGGAGGAGGTGTATGCGGCCATTGTGGACGACCTCACGTTTGCAGAAGCTAACCTGCCCGACTCCCGAGGCGGGGCAGAGCTGGGCCGCGCATCCGCAGGCTCAGCGAAGGCAGTACTGGGTAAAGTGTACCTTACCATGGCCGGCAAGCCCCTGAGCAGCACTGAAAATTACCAGAAAGCAGCCGGTAAGCTGAGTGAGCTTGTAGGTGCGGTGAACGAAGAAAAGTATGATATGGAACTCCTGCCGGATTTCGAGGAGGTATTTGCACTGACAAATGAGCGCAACCGGGAAATCGTACTTTCGTTCGGGTATTTTATTAATTCTGCCAATCCCAATGGAAACATCCTGCCATTCAACCTCTTTCCTTCCGGGCTGGTTAATGGGGACGAGCAAACCAACTACGGACTGACTTACGACTTTTACAAGCTCTTTGACAGTACTGATACCCGCCGGGATTTTACAATGGTACCCAGGTACATTTTCCAGGGCTCGGCCCGAGCGGGTGCCGAGCCGGGCGACAGCATTGTGTATGATCCAAAAGTTGGCAATTACATCATCCGGCGTACCGGAGCCTCCCTGGCACATGACGATTTCAGGTACGGGATCGCATATGGAAAGCTGGCCAGGGTACCCCGGCCGGCGGGAGCTGCGATCCAGGGATATAGTGCTGACCTGATTGAAATGCGCTTTTCGGATGTGCTGCTCTGCCTGGCCGAAGCATTGAACGAAACCGGCAAATCCAACGAAGCCTTGCCCTTGCTCAACCGCGTAAGAGCGCGGGCGAAAGCGATGCCCGTCAAGGCTGGTACGACAGCTCAGCTGCGTGCTGCCATCCGCAGGGAGCGCCGCCTGGAACTGACAGGGGAGTTCAACACGGTTTTCGATATCCGGCGGTGGGGGACTTTGCAGGAGGAAATTAGTGCCATGACGCAGGAGCAGATTGTAGATAACGTCCTGATTCCCTATTCACCTCGCCTCGAACTTTACCCCATACCGCAATCGCAGATAGACGCAAACCCGAACCTTCGCCAGAACGAAAACTGGTAG
- a CDS encoding SusC/RagA family TonB-linked outer membrane protein encodes MLKAQRSDEPGPIRSRLVLLRGIFMLLLFTFTNNINLQAQQNAPDSTRTKEASPPGGTTRQDTTRKSTPADTSRPAPARSSQAFDPLVKPAQADTTSRPALTDSTSQSRPDSSSQVPSRNPTPQPSAAGTPNQPQPGTATLSPDSAASQVGGKQIKGKVTDEKGGAMPGVSVLVKGTQTQAITEPDGTFTLKVPEQGATLVISSMGFTTREMPVQGQTAFNIQLVPSARSLDEVVVVGYGAQSKRDLASATSRVSSTEYKSAVINTVDQALQGRTTGVQIVETSGEPGAASVVRIRGNNSLSGNNEPLYVIDGFPMPPYREAGANFTGAYSQNGLYGINPNDIESMEILKDASATAIYGSRGANGVVLITTKSGKRGEGRVELVNKTSFGAVSNPIRMMNSRQYAEIINESYAMTDRTPPFANLDSAMTNTDWVAAVTQPSFRQDVTLSLSGGAEKSSYYISGNYLQEKGTIINSNNNRGSLRVNLNSALNNWYSVKGQLAFTRQKTNRAVTASRAWPSAGGLMDGLRAAPTLGIDYLGNNSLGIPNYQGYYFSNPYNELMAKTDVTQSDYSILNFENYFKLADGLQLVVSLGGNQNLTRRKVFLPPSTAEGNPVKGRGSNNTSNTYSYNVNAYFQYEKTLNTNHYLNTTLGVEYNDQVTEFVNTVYSGFEVPFFGVDNIGAAQSQSIGSFKEKRILQSAFIRANYSFKGKYVLNSSLRVDGASPFAENRKYGWFPSVALAWNLDQEEFMKNVRFVSNTKLRVSYGETGSQAIGPYSSLSQFASSFYEMGPGGAGAVINTGIFPNTLSNPNLSWERTRQFNAGADFNTANDRLVLSFDYYNKTTQDLLQPRRVPTQSGVSTIIDNYGTMRNQGVELSITGNIIKKQNITLSSRLNISRNLNTLVNLGERTQPDYVSINGNLLGGVSGILTPGEEVGRFFGYRVQGLTQPTDFDQDGNPTFATFEGPRPPGSKGTPIYGSWIYADTNADGIITAADRVVLGKSNPDFTFGWSNDLTWRNLSVNALFTGSVGNDVLNLTNFYINNGVVDYGGVGFNQSEEWYQKRYTESNPHNDPKFPGIQRGIASGDINSTMVEDGSFVRLKMLSIAYTFPKLGPVQHPRLFVTATNLWTLTHYTGFDPEVSSYAQSLLQQGIDYGAYPSQRSYTIGFSCNF; translated from the coding sequence ATGCTGAAAGCTCAACGATCAGACGAGCCCGGCCCCATCCGGTCCCGGCTCGTTCTTCTGAGGGGTATTTTTATGCTGCTGCTTTTTACTTTTACCAACAACATCAACCTCCAAGCCCAGCAAAATGCCCCGGACAGCACACGAACAAAGGAAGCATCGCCACCCGGCGGGACCACCAGGCAGGACACCACTCGTAAATCGACCCCTGCCGACACCAGCCGCCCCGCACCAGCCCGCTCATCCCAGGCATTTGACCCGCTCGTCAAGCCTGCGCAGGCCGACACTACTTCCCGCCCGGCGCTGACAGACTCCACGTCACAATCCAGGCCCGACTCATCCTCCCAGGTTCCTTCCCGCAATCCCACACCGCAACCATCTGCTGCGGGTACTCCGAACCAGCCGCAGCCCGGTACAGCCACACTTTCCCCTGATTCAGCAGCAAGCCAAGTTGGCGGTAAGCAGATCAAAGGGAAAGTAACAGACGAAAAAGGCGGGGCTATGCCCGGCGTGAGTGTACTGGTAAAAGGTACCCAAACACAGGCGATCACGGAACCGGACGGCACCTTTACATTGAAAGTACCGGAACAGGGTGCAACGCTGGTGATCAGTTCAATGGGTTTTACTACCCGGGAAATGCCGGTACAGGGGCAAACCGCTTTCAACATACAGCTTGTGCCGTCGGCCAGGTCGCTGGACGAGGTAGTGGTAGTAGGCTATGGCGCCCAGAGCAAGCGCGACCTCGCCAGTGCAACATCCAGGGTGTCTTCAACGGAGTATAAGTCTGCTGTCATCAACACGGTGGATCAGGCGTTGCAGGGCCGTACCACGGGTGTGCAGATCGTGGAAACCTCCGGGGAGCCAGGAGCAGCTTCGGTAGTGCGGATCAGGGGAAATAACTCGCTGAGCGGAAACAATGAGCCGCTGTATGTGATCGATGGTTTTCCAATGCCGCCCTACCGCGAGGCCGGCGCCAACTTTACGGGTGCGTATAGCCAGAACGGGCTGTATGGGATCAATCCCAACGACATTGAAAGCATGGAGATCCTGAAAGATGCTTCCGCTACTGCCATCTATGGGTCGCGCGGTGCCAATGGCGTGGTGCTCATCACCACGAAGTCGGGTAAGCGGGGCGAGGGCAGGGTAGAGCTGGTCAATAAAACATCCTTCGGGGCGGTGTCCAACCCGATCAGAATGATGAATTCGCGTCAGTATGCGGAGATCATCAATGAGAGTTATGCGATGACCGACCGCACACCGCCTTTTGCTAACCTCGACAGTGCTATGACCAATACCGACTGGGTTGCCGCTGTGACGCAGCCAAGTTTCCGCCAGGATGTGACGCTGAGCCTGTCGGGCGGGGCCGAAAAGTCTTCGTATTATATCTCCGGCAACTATCTTCAGGAAAAAGGCACGATCATCAACTCCAATAACAACCGGGGAAGCCTGCGGGTGAACCTGAACAGTGCACTCAACAACTGGTACAGCGTTAAAGGCCAGCTTGCATTTACCCGCCAGAAAACCAACCGGGCTGTAACAGCTTCCCGCGCGTGGCCGAGTGCGGGTGGTCTGATGGACGGTTTGCGGGCTGCGCCTACACTCGGCATCGACTATCTTGGAAACAACAGTCTGGGTATCCCGAACTACCAGGGGTATTATTTTTCAAATCCCTATAATGAGCTCATGGCGAAGACGGACGTGACGCAAAGCGACTATTCCATTCTGAACTTTGAAAACTATTTCAAGCTCGCCGACGGGTTGCAGCTGGTCGTAAGCCTGGGAGGTAACCAGAACCTCACCCGCCGGAAAGTGTTTCTGCCACCCTCCACTGCAGAGGGAAACCCGGTTAAAGGAAGGGGCAGCAACAACACATCCAATACATACAGCTACAACGTCAATGCTTATTTTCAGTATGAAAAAACATTGAACACAAACCACTACCTGAACACAACCCTGGGGGTGGAGTACAATGACCAGGTCACGGAGTTTGTCAATACGGTGTACTCAGGCTTTGAAGTTCCTTTTTTCGGGGTGGATAATATCGGTGCTGCTCAGTCGCAATCAATCGGTTCGTTCAAGGAAAAACGCATTTTGCAATCTGCTTTTATCCGTGCCAATTACTCTTTCAAAGGCAAATATGTACTCAACTCATCTTTGCGGGTGGACGGGGCTTCACCTTTTGCCGAAAACCGCAAGTACGGCTGGTTCCCGTCGGTAGCACTGGCCTGGAACCTCGACCAGGAGGAATTCATGAAGAATGTCCGGTTTGTATCGAACACCAAGTTGCGGGTTTCATATGGAGAAACCGGAAGCCAGGCGATCGGACCTTACTCCTCGCTTTCACAATTTGCGAGCAGCTTTTACGAAATGGGGCCCGGCGGTGCAGGTGCGGTAATCAACACCGGTATTTTTCCAAATACCCTTTCGAATCCTAACCTGTCCTGGGAGCGTACGCGGCAGTTTAATGCAGGTGCAGATTTCAATACCGCAAACGACCGTCTTGTACTCAGCTTTGACTACTATAACAAAACAACCCAGGACCTGCTTCAGCCGCGGCGCGTACCCACACAGTCGGGGGTTTCCACCATTATCGACAATTACGGGACCATGCGAAACCAGGGTGTTGAGCTGAGCATCACGGGCAACATCATTAAAAAACAGAACATTACGCTGTCGAGCCGGCTGAATATTTCCAGGAACCTGAATACGCTGGTAAACCTGGGCGAGCGGACGCAGCCGGATTATGTCAGCATCAATGGAAACCTGCTCGGCGGTGTGTCCGGGATTCTTACACCAGGTGAGGAAGTCGGCCGTTTTTTCGGGTACCGCGTCCAGGGCTTGACTCAGCCGACCGATTTTGATCAGGACGGCAATCCTACCTTCGCAACTTTTGAGGGACCGCGTCCGCCAGGCTCCAAGGGTACGCCCATTTACGGATCGTGGATTTATGCAGATACCAACGCCGATGGCATCATCACGGCCGCCGACCGGGTGGTACTCGGCAAGTCTAACCCTGATTTTACATTCGGGTGGAGCAATGACCTGACCTGGCGGAACCTGTCTGTGAATGCATTATTTACAGGTTCGGTGGGTAATGATGTGCTGAACCTTACCAATTTTTACATCAACAATGGAGTCGTGGATTATGGGGGCGTAGGCTTCAACCAGTCTGAGGAGTGGTACCAGAAACGTTATACCGAATCCAATCCGCATAATGATCCCAAGTTTCCCGGCATCCAGCGCGGTATCGCTTCCGGTGACATCAACTCCACGATGGTGGAGGACGGTAGTTTTGTCCGGCTAAAAATGCTGAGCATTGCCTATACGTTCCCGAAGCTGGGCCCGGTACAGCATCCGCGGCTTTTCGTTACGGCTACCAACTTGTGGACTTTGACCCACTACACCGGCTTTGATCCCGAGGTAAGCTCTTACGCACAGTCACTCTTGCAGCAGGGCATCGACTATGGTGCGTACCCGTCGCAGCGGTCGTACACCATCGGGTTTTCGTGTAATTTTTAA
- a CDS encoding M43 family zinc metalloprotease, translated as MQQIIRFYKTITCFITFLVLFSAASQAQDRCGTMELLNTRFLKQPGLKLMFDQRESQLKELIRLRIAQGKNFKTNADITIPVVFHVVMNRQSFVTDAQIQAQLDTINKDYAGLNAGAARIPSYFRALFGQSRIRFCLAQRTPADQPATGIVRYTTTRNTFDYTTNLVKHAETGGADAWDPDQYLNIWICDLASSTLGYATFPDDGVPAEQGVVIDYASLPEGAAASYNQGKTLTHELGHYFNLYHIWGDDNGSCSGTDQVDDTPNQANSSSACRTGVVTDNCTPTSPGIMYQNFMDYTPDNCLLMFTVQQVLRMESAFSQYRSSLGQSDRCTPINLKSKDASIRSITQPDQRLCEPAFTPRITLVNRGSETLSSVQVHAVIDDGTVYNYNWTGSLATYAEATLSLSELSVGEGIHVLSVYTSNPNGAADEDPTNDAESLSFLYYEPFQPPVTESFESLFMPKGWDIVNEDGGSTWEKTAAAARTGSSSVRISNFNNDTVGARDYLRTPTVNIAGTDSAFVSFQVAAATYTNPSAQGNVWDTLSVLISTDCGQTYTTLYKKWGSELVTRNAATRTAFTPAASEWRQERINISEYIGQGEVLIAFLNTNGNENDVYLDDINIRTVTVNPNLKEAGFLVTPNPTGGLVSVQFYPHPANLKAVSVYNSAGKKVAGKLVEGEVGTNIYNFNLTPFAAGLYIIQAEFTDRVLTKKIVKY; from the coding sequence ATGCAACAAATTATACGTTTTTATAAAACAATTACCTGCTTTATCACATTTCTTGTACTGTTTAGTGCTGCAAGCCAGGCGCAGGACCGGTGTGGTACGATGGAGCTCCTCAATACGCGATTTTTAAAGCAACCTGGTCTTAAACTGATGTTCGATCAGCGCGAAAGCCAGCTTAAAGAGCTCATCAGGCTGCGCATTGCTCAGGGTAAAAACTTTAAAACAAACGCAGACATTACCATACCCGTGGTTTTCCACGTCGTAATGAACAGGCAATCGTTCGTCACCGACGCGCAAATCCAGGCGCAGCTCGACACGATCAACAAGGATTATGCCGGACTGAATGCAGGTGCAGCAAGGATACCTTCGTATTTCAGGGCACTGTTCGGTCAGTCCCGCATTCGTTTTTGTCTTGCCCAGCGTACACCTGCTGATCAGCCCGCTACCGGCATTGTGCGCTATACCACCACCCGCAATACTTTTGATTATACTACCAACCTCGTCAAGCATGCCGAAACCGGCGGGGCAGATGCCTGGGATCCGGATCAATACCTCAACATCTGGATCTGCGACCTGGCGTCGAGCACATTGGGCTATGCAACTTTTCCTGATGACGGGGTGCCCGCTGAGCAGGGTGTGGTGATCGACTATGCTTCGCTGCCGGAAGGTGCAGCGGCAAGCTACAACCAGGGCAAAACGCTGACGCATGAGCTGGGTCACTATTTCAACCTGTACCACATCTGGGGAGACGATAACGGGTCCTGCTCGGGTACCGATCAGGTAGACGATACGCCAAACCAGGCAAACAGTTCGTCAGCCTGCCGGACCGGCGTGGTCACTGACAACTGCACGCCAACCTCACCGGGGATCATGTACCAGAATTTCATGGATTACACGCCCGATAACTGTCTGCTCATGTTTACCGTGCAGCAGGTACTCCGCATGGAAAGTGCATTTTCGCAGTACCGGTCGTCGCTGGGGCAGAGTGACCGCTGTACCCCCATCAACCTCAAATCAAAAGATGCATCCATCAGGAGTATCACCCAGCCTGACCAGCGCCTTTGCGAACCTGCCTTCACGCCGCGCATCACGCTTGTGAACCGCGGCTCAGAGACGCTCTCGTCGGTGCAGGTTCATGCAGTGATTGATGATGGGACGGTTTACAACTACAACTGGACCGGCTCCCTTGCCACTTATGCAGAGGCAACTTTGTCACTGTCCGAACTGTCCGTCGGTGAGGGCATCCACGTGCTGAGCGTTTACACCAGCAATCCAAACGGGGCAGCGGATGAGGATCCGACCAATGATGCTGAAAGTTTGTCTTTCCTGTATTACGAACCGTTTCAGCCACCCGTGACGGAAAGCTTCGAAAGCCTTTTTATGCCGAAGGGTTGGGACATTGTCAATGAAGACGGCGGATCGACCTGGGAGAAAACGGCCGCAGCAGCCAGGACGGGCAGCTCATCGGTAAGAATCTCGAATTTTAATAATGACACGGTTGGAGCACGCGATTACCTTCGCACGCCTACGGTCAACATTGCAGGCACTGACTCCGCATTCGTGTCTTTTCAGGTGGCAGCAGCTACTTATACCAATCCGTCAGCCCAGGGGAATGTCTGGGATACATTGTCTGTCCTGATCAGTACAGACTGCGGGCAGACCTACACGACTTTGTACAAAAAATGGGGCTCGGAGCTCGTGACCCGGAACGCGGCCACACGAACTGCATTTACGCCGGCCGCAAGTGAATGGAGGCAGGAGCGGATTAATATAAGTGAGTACATCGGCCAGGGCGAAGTGCTGATCGCGTTTTTGAACACCAATGGAAACGAGAATGACGTATACCTTGACGATATCAACATCCGCACAGTTACGGTCAACCCGAATTTGAAAGAAGCCGGCTTTCTGGTGACGCCAAACCCGACGGGCGGGCTGGTTTCGGTGCAGTTTTATCCGCATCCGGCTAACCTGAAAGCGGTGTCGGTGTACAATTCGGCAGGGAAGAAAGTGGCCGGAAAGTTAGTTGAGGGAGAGGTCGGGACCAATATTTACAATTTCAACCTCACGCCATTTGCAGCCGGCCTGTACATTATTCAGGCTGAATTTACAGACCGGGTGCTGACTAAAAAGATCGTGAAATATTAA
- the dinB gene encoding DNA polymerase IV: MEPAATTNSGNPLRKIIHIDMDAFYASVEQRDFPQYRGKPIAVGGSPTGRGVVATASYEARKYGVKSAMSSAKAIQLCPQLIFVRPRFDVYKTVSSQIRDIFRRYTDIIEPLSLDEAFLDVTVDKQQIGSAMDIAGRIKAAIRDELHLTASAGVSVNKFVAKIASDINKPDGITFIGPSKVETFINNLPVEKFFGVGRVTAAKMQRMQLFTGADLKKLTEDELVRHFGKTGRFFYQIVRGIDDRQVQPHRETKSLGPEDTFTKDLTEMEDMYAELERIGETVCTRLEKKQLKGRTLTLKVKFADFTQLTRNYSFLHPVGDLNTITGTAIELLNKLEMQGKAVRLLGISLSNFGEREVVRRPGYPEQLELFPLT; this comes from the coding sequence ATGGAGCCCGCCGCCACAACCAACTCCGGAAATCCCTTACGCAAGATCATCCATATTGATATGGACGCATTCTACGCGTCGGTGGAGCAGCGGGACTTTCCTCAGTACCGCGGCAAACCCATTGCGGTAGGCGGCTCTCCTACCGGCCGTGGCGTGGTAGCGACGGCAAGCTACGAGGCAAGAAAGTACGGTGTGAAGTCGGCCATGTCTTCGGCCAAGGCAATCCAGCTATGTCCGCAGCTCATTTTTGTGCGCCCCCGGTTTGATGTTTATAAAACAGTTTCGTCCCAGATCCGGGACATTTTCAGGCGCTATACAGACATTATTGAGCCCCTTTCGCTGGATGAAGCATTCTTGGACGTGACTGTCGATAAGCAACAGATCGGCTCTGCGATGGACATTGCAGGGCGGATCAAGGCGGCGATCCGGGACGAGCTCCACCTTACAGCATCCGCGGGCGTGTCGGTGAACAAATTCGTGGCCAAAATAGCTTCGGACATTAACAAACCCGACGGGATTACCTTCATCGGCCCATCGAAAGTAGAGACCTTCATCAACAATCTTCCGGTAGAGAAATTTTTTGGCGTAGGCAGGGTGACCGCTGCCAAGATGCAGCGTATGCAGCTGTTTACCGGAGCGGATCTTAAAAAACTTACAGAGGATGAGCTGGTGCGGCATTTTGGAAAAACAGGCCGCTTTTTTTACCAGATCGTACGCGGTATCGACGACCGCCAGGTGCAGCCCCACCGCGAGACCAAATCGCTGGGCCCTGAGGATACATTTACCAAAGACCTCACCGAAATGGAAGATATGTATGCAGAACTCGAAAGGATCGGGGAAACCGTTTGCACCCGCCTGGAAAAGAAGCAGCTGAAAGGGCGAACACTGACGTTGAAAGTAAAATTCGCAGACTTCACCCAGCTGACGCGCAACTATTCTTTCCTGCATCCGGTGGGAGACCTGAACACCATTACGGGTACTGCCATTGAGCTCCTCAATAAACTGGAGATGCAGGGCAAGGCCGTGCGGCTGCTGGGTATTTCGCTGTCCAACTTCGGAGAGCGGGAAGTAGTGCGCCGCCCGGGTTACCCCGAGCAGCTCGAACTTTTCCCTTTAACCTGA
- a CDS encoding putative sensor domain DACNV-containing protein has product MIFDLPRPEVSEGASVPVTTYKAARIVSAEVERHFQKHHLSVRSYYEQELAPIPTAGMIETIIDTTFWASLGREEGRSPKISLAFLPPEAAEHPLIFGQNLPLTSANLTKLAPAVERSGIHLGIWNYGGELKIWGTTRVIPGLCFVLEVIEPGMLVIKHRRVDGFGKFVNVAVLKGDQVKVVDESSGRVRDCPSVINSMIGFTASTIWNDSLNILVQVAVSMRSHERGGILLVVPKGSERWRRSIVHPITYQVQPFSELSSVHRRFRDELHPVVWQGQLTAAIDHLAGLTAVDGATIINEQYELLAFGAKISRAEGAPAVEEMLVTEPVLGNVPAVVHPVQNGGTRHLSAAQFVYDQRDTIALVASQDGRFTIFSWSPCEGKVQAHRVDALLL; this is encoded by the coding sequence ATGATTTTTGATCTCCCTAGACCCGAGGTAAGTGAAGGAGCCTCGGTACCGGTCACGACCTATAAAGCAGCCCGCATTGTTTCGGCAGAAGTTGAGCGGCACTTTCAGAAGCATCATTTGTCGGTCCGCAGCTACTATGAACAGGAGCTGGCACCTATCCCGACGGCTGGTATGATCGAGACGATCATTGATACCACTTTCTGGGCCAGTCTGGGCAGGGAAGAGGGACGTTCTCCCAAAATTTCACTTGCCTTCCTGCCGCCGGAGGCTGCTGAACATCCCCTCATTTTCGGTCAGAACCTGCCGCTTACAAGTGCCAACCTGACGAAGCTCGCACCGGCAGTGGAACGTTCAGGCATCCATCTTGGCATCTGGAATTATGGTGGCGAGCTGAAAATATGGGGCACCACCCGCGTCATTCCGGGCCTGTGCTTTGTGCTGGAAGTCATTGAACCCGGTATGCTCGTGATCAAGCACCGGAGGGTTGATGGTTTTGGAAAATTCGTGAACGTGGCGGTTCTTAAAGGTGACCAGGTAAAAGTGGTCGACGAGTCGAGCGGGCGGGTGAGGGACTGTCCTTCGGTAATCAATTCCATGATCGGCTTTACGGCCTCTACCATCTGGAATGACTCACTCAATATTCTGGTGCAAGTGGCAGTATCCATGCGCAGCCACGAACGCGGCGGTATTTTGCTCGTCGTACCCAAAGGAAGTGAACGCTGGCGGCGCTCGATCGTGCATCCGATTACCTACCAGGTACAACCATTTTCCGAGCTATCCTCGGTGCACCGGCGCTTTCGCGATGAGCTGCATCCCGTGGTCTGGCAGGGACAGCTCACTGCCGCGATCGACCACCTGGCAGGGCTTACTGCTGTGGACGGTGCTACCATTATCAATGAGCAATATGAGCTGCTTGCCTTTGGCGCGAAGATCAGCCGGGCGGAAGGAGCGCCGGCGGTGGAGGAAATGCTCGTGACGGAGCCTGTGCTGGGCAATGTTCCGGCGGTAGTGCACCCCGTACAGAACGGTGGTACCCGGCATTTGTCAGCAGCCCAGTTTGTGTACGACCAGCGCGACACGATTGCACTGGTGGCGTCCCAGGACGGCCGATTTACCATATTTTCGTGGTCACCCTGCGAGGGCAAGGTACAGGCACACCGCGTGGATGCATTGCTTCTGTAA